In a single window of the Drosophila subpulchrella strain 33 F10 #4 breed RU33 chromosome X, RU_Dsub_v1.1 Primary Assembly, whole genome shotgun sequence genome:
- the LOC119557279 gene encoding uncharacterized protein LOC119557279: MNLSITERMFTVETLKYLNWEHLRGEIPVEMVGPAIEFFKKLELWQNKENVEDSNEPEPGVCVARILSKSKKGKLILKHYNERKTLSSQVRRDLSSVIVEYLLQKELKPRQNLLKEIANQITDIFDSETADTYFLKSKGKKPGGLLYSHFYNIKAKYSTGKVPKPLNQNVSPNMLLSSQKTEVELDLQWLKYNIEPLESVLRCWNSTFDWRSNFLKSDANLLDVFEEFPILTQSFGFKLIENDFEALYPASFNNFSQKWDEFKSKIVPLLREKVKEQQGKILLKSLESNGEDIQTTLIWLAIHSVLVPTSRTKADGDSKTFKHTIADSRGRFLVWKATVGELQTHLKNLTENCYSGKQKLQPFICSVGTSPFYLTEFSVYLSGVFYRMPNLLRSIEVCFKIFFVLNLEYPPECTLVWSLIQQHFYEIHLKSDKKSKALSELLNDFKNFRM, translated from the exons ATGAATTTATCTATAACAGAAAGAATGTTTACCGTTGagacattaaaatatttgaattggGAGCACCTCAGAGGGGAAATTCCAGTAGAAATGGTCGGTCCAGCTATAGAGTTCTTTAAAAAACTGGAGTTGTGGCAGAACAAA gaGAACGTTGAGGATAGTAACGAGCCAGAACCAGGTGTTTGTGTGGCTCGAATTCTTTCAAAAAGCAAAAAGGGAAAACTGATATTGAAGCATTATAATGAACGCAAAACCCTTAGCTCACAAGTGAGAAGAGACCTAAGTTCTGTAATAGTCGAGTACTTGCTTCAAAAAGAACTTAAACCTAGGCAGAACCTGTTGAAGGAGATTGCCAACCAAATAACTGATATATTTGATTCTGAGACGGCT GACACATACTTCTTGAAGAGTAAAGGAAAGAAACCGGGCGGCCTGCTGTACAGCCACTTTTATAATATAAAGGCCAAATATAGTACTGGAAAAGTCCCCAAGCCTTTAAACCAAAACGTTTCTCCAAATATGTTATTGTCTTCCCAAAAAA cTGAAGTCGAATTGGATTTACAATggcttaaatataatattgagCCCTTGGAGTCTGTGCTAAGGTGCTGGAATTCCACATTTGACTGGAGAAGCAATTTCCTGAAGTCGGATGCCAATCTGCTTGATGTATTTGAAGAATTTCCAATTTTGACACAATCCTTCGGATTCAAGCTG ATCGAAAACGACTTTGAGGCTTTATATCCAGCttcttttaacaatttttcgCAAAAGTGGGACGAGTTTAAGTCAAAAATTGTTCCCCTTTTAAGAGAGAAAGTAAAGGAACAACAGGGTAAGATCCTGCTTAAGTCTTTGGAAAGCAACGGTGAAG ACATACAAACGACTTTAATTTGGCTTGCGATTCATTCAGTGTTGGTGCCAACCTCGAGGACAAAAGCAGACGGCGATAGCAAGACATTTAAACACACAATTGCGGATTCGCGAGGCCGTTTCTTGGTTTGGAAGGCTACTGTTGGGGAACTGCAAACACATTTAAAGAATCTTACGGAAAACTGCTACTCAGGAAAGCAGAAACTGCAACCGTTCATCTGCAGCGTGGGAACAAGCCCATTTTACCTTACAGAGTTTTCAGTTTACTTATCAGGTGTTTTTTATAGGATGCCAAATTTATTAAGAAGCATTGAAGTgtgtttcaaaatattttttgtccTAAACCTCGAGTATCCCCCGGAATGTACATTAGTGTGGTCATTGATACAACAACATTTTTATGAAATTCATTTGAAGTCTGATAAGAAAAGCAAAGCTCTCTCTGAACTCTTAAacgattttaaaaactttagaATGTAA